agaccctcggcaaagagtttttttttgttttttgaacccagtttttttgtggtgctataatacattatttaaaactcaattttaaaatttgggccaaatttgactttttttaatatatttccctaatttatttcttttcgttgatttttttcgaatattttaaatttgaactgcaggtggatggaataatgtaATTAttgattcgaaaaatgttattcatggtatttggtgtatgttcagtccctatccacgaactcgcatcaaatttcgggcatcttcttcacgtaacatgacgaggaacttgtcggaaaagtgtttttaaattatataaaatccatacgaagtccaaaaatcatgaaacttgtcgatgtgtcatgttatcgcatgtgtaggctgtggtaaaaatttgagaaggttttgagcaagttgtgacatcggatgcataaaacccagacatctccacatgtggatagggactcaacatacaccaaataccatgaataacatttttcgaatcaccaaattgcattattccatccacctgcagttcaaatttgaaatatttgaaaaaaatcaacgaaaagaaataaattagggaaatatatcaaaaaaagtcaaatttggcccaaattttaaaattgagatttaaataatgtattatagcaccacaaaaaaactgggtttaaaaaacaataaaaaaactctttgctgagggtctagcctggccctcggcaaagggggtctttgccgaagGCCTGGCCaatgaccctcggcaaagaatatttaaaaaaaataaaaaatctttgccgagggcctggccaatggccctcggcaaagaatattaaaaaaaaatctttgcccagcgcctgacggcgggcactcggcaaagactgacgccagtggccgccgtgacccatccagccatatttgccgagggccaatttgccgagggctaggccctcggtaaagatttattttgccgagggccgtttgtttgccgagggcctggctttgccgagggctcctggggctggccctcggcaaagactccctTTGTCGTGTGCCTGagatctagccctcggcaaacccagaagccctcgacaaagaggccgtctccagtagtgtTCCATATAAAATCGTAATATTTCAGAAAAAAAATTACACATCTACTGTGCACAATGGAATGGACTACTATTACGAGCTAACTAGCGAACATGCCAGTGTGTTTTGACCGGAGAAAAAAAAAGCTATCAAATATTCGTGATAAACGAGCATCAGAATGATACATATCTGTAGAGAGGAGAATTGGGAGCCAACACAATTCTGTATTGATCTCAAAGAATATATATGGTACAACAGAGGTTGCACAATGAGCAACCGATCCTATCTAGCGCACAACATGTGCGTCGTGGGGAGCGGGCGACCGCGCCCACGGTCTTGGCGGTCGGCGAAGCCACGGTCCAGGGACATCTCCTCAACACCCCCGCAGTCTGGCGTGTGATTGGAACAACGCTGGACCGAAAAGCTTCAAACGTCGTCGTAGGAAGCCCCTTTGTCATGATGTTCGCGTATTGTTCGCCGGTCGGAACATGGAGCACACGGAGATCGCCGAGCTGGACGTATTACCGGACGAAGTGGATGTCGAGCTCGATGTGCTTGGTGTGCTTGTGGTGTATGGGGTTGCAGGACATGCACACCGCAGAGACGCTGTCCCAGTATGCCACCGTAGCCTTCGAGATGGCGCAATGGAGCTCGTCGAGCAGATACCGGAGCCAGATGCACTCACCTGCCGCGTTCTCCACCGCCTGGTATTCAGCCTTGGCGCTGGAGCGGGACACGGCCGGCTGTTGCTTGGAGGACCAAGAGACAAGCGACTCGCCGAGGAACACATAGAAACTAGATGTAGAACGCCGAGTGTCCGGGCAACACGCCCAGTCGGCGTCAGAGTAGGCCATGACGAAGAGGTCGACGGACGCGCGTAGGTGGAGGCCAAGCGACGTCGTCTCGCGGACACAGCGAAGAATCCGCTTGAGTAGGGTCATATGCGGCGCTCGCGTATCGTGCATGTGGAAGCAAGCTTTGCTGGACCGTGAACGCGAGGTCCAGTCGCAGCACCGTGAGGTACATCAGTGCACCCGCATCCCTGCTAGGCCAACATCGAGGTTCCCAGgaagttttccaaaaaaaaatcatcaagcCACCAGTTGGCTAGGGTGATTTAGCTGTGAACTCTTGCTTCCGATCAGTTGGAGTTGAGAGCCTCGCTTTTGCTTTTCGGTGAACTTTGGTCAAGCTCTTGGTTTTCCACTGTTAAGTGTCCCGCTATGTTCTCTGGTCATCCCAGAGGGTATCCGGTCACTAGTTGGCTCAAGGGCATCTCACTTGTGAGATTTGGCGTTTTGGAGGGTTGTTTAGGAGAGCGGCCATTTCGGAAGAAATTTTGGATTGGCTCCCATTGGCCCTCCTGGTTGTCTTTCTCGGTCCTTCAAAGCTACCAAACATTTATGGGACGAGAATATGAATAATACATGTCTATTTATGTTTTACCTTTATCTATAAAATTTTAAAGCTGTAGTTTATTTAATGATGAATACGAGATCCATAATATAAGCTAATGTTGGCACTAATATGACAATACCCTATTAAGCCTGTATCAAATTTAAAAACAATCATGACAATTTTTTTCCCATTGCAAAGTACAAAAAATACTTACTTgtaaatatatcataactttaatttcACACTATACATGCATTGGTACAGTTAATATTGAGttttcagaagaaaaaaaaactttgtggaCCCCTAAAAGATTGCAATTCTAATCTTCGATTAAAGTTGGCAAGGTGTTAGTTGCCGACGTTGAAagttccttgtttggttttggtaattgagtgacaactctagatggactaattgtgtttatgtgagatacacaagtgattagtccacaggtacatgtgtgtgagcaacatatgccatgaaggtggaaatggctcagagatgttgcaaagctcacacatgtgatgatgaagaagctcattgcacatgagacatgacattgagtcatgtgatcaaggtggagaagatcaagacatgacttggtttgatggaccggttgcaagcgtgaagggcaagttgaaggctttggagtgatgggccgcgtggcggtaaagcttgagcaagacttggcgctgatggacgaaggcaatggtgaaaagcaagtgaagtcaagatcgatgaaccaatatgatcacgtgatgatatgaagtggatcatatcattgttgatcgtgttggtgcatgtgttgcatcgacattggaggagatgaaatggaatgcgcaaggcaaaggtataacctagggcattttatttcaccggtcataggtgtgtaaagAAGTTGATAACCGGGTTTatgatagatgaccgtactataaagaggggcaaacttgtttgcatatcggtcatctagtgtcactcgagtgatctaactttacatcattgctaggatcgagtgacgtggtaagttgagtggctaacccttgaaaatgattgtgaaaatatgctaacacacatgcacaaaggtgatacacattgtgtttagcacttgtgagcaagggttcgaaacttcaccggcggagtgtccgacggtgccaccggcaccctgtgcagaaaagacagggtttcacagagtgcaccggatgctGTCCCCGtgagaccagacgcgtccggtggctaaCTCTAGGTGTCGGTCAATCAGCAGAGACTGACCGAACTCTGAGCGAGTCCGGtcatgtgtgaccggacgcgtccggtcgctcagggagctctctggaagtgaccggacgctggctgatAAAAGCCGACCGAACGCTACTCTGGCGCGTCCGGTGCTAATGACGTGACGCTTGGGAGTTTGGTCtgtgtgttgatcggacgctgggtgagtccggttgcGAAAAAccgcctctggaaccttactggaagtgaccggactcgggcgttgcagcgttcggtcaccttctCAGTGGCGTTcggtcgcaacttaaccattgaaatcgggcgctcagtatttgaagtcagggatgatgtggcagccatccgttgaccggacgctggcagggtgcgtccggtcgatacgatcggcgcgttcggtcaccccgagcagtgcccagtgaaggggtacaacggctctattttcgtatgggctataaatagaagggggtctcggccatggctgttgcggagcaccttgggggacttttgtgtccatgcttgagagtacttgggagccctctaactcactctagcttgatagtgttcatccgatcgagtaagtgagcgattctagtgcgattgcatcgtgaggttgcatcgagtggcactaggtgatcgagtagcaagccagtggtgcttgttactcttggagattgcctcctcctagacggcttggtggtggtctccgtcgaagcccgcaagaagcttgtgcggtgctccggaaaagagctttatgaggggcattgtgctcgccccgcgggagccgcaaagcgcaactctagtagagcgagacgcgaagggcgacaagtggtccggccggatcaagtgctagagcttgtggtaagcactccacatgggagagtgtgacttgtgggtcaccactagcaagaggatcagtggtaaccttggagcttgtctcaacggggatgtagcgtgttggcaagcgcgtgaacctcgggagaaaaatcattgtgtcaacattgttcttcccgttggtttgcaatcccgttacacaagcttgtaattactttcatatacattgtgcttatgtagttgctcttgtaattagttaacttgtgtagctcactagttatattcttgcttgtgtagcatagaagtagctcccttgcgtggctaatttggtttgtgtaaccttgttagtcatattgcttagtttgtgtagctaagtaatttatgctctctaatttggcattgcttgccttgttattgagcattgctagtgagcttaggtggctttgtgcttttgcttactagcatgtgtaggagctctcccgttgtttgaagtactagtgacataggtttgtgtgaccttgctcctagaattgattaggtgagctttaactagcctggcaccttagttgcttaattaggatctttgcaaggtgctaacgaaaatagatagaggggtgtagtcttggcaagaccgattattttaatttcgcatttgtttcggttagccggcacgattaaatttagaaaggactattcaccccccctctagtccgccatctctaccttacAGACGTGTCAAGTACTTGTTTGACGGGAGACCTCTCTCGATTTTTCAAAACGTACCCCTTCTGAAAGTCCACAGGGCATGACATGTAAGAACTAGCATGGTGGCCATTGTTAACATTTATATGGTGTTAGAGCACTCTATCGGTAGCCCTCAAAACATGTCCCTTACTTTAAATTTGAGGGCACCCCCTACTTTTGACGGGCCTGTTATCTAGGCTGCACTCCAGTAGGAGTCCTCAAAACAACGTCCTCAAATTCAATCTAACAAAGAATGACATATATGACCCACTTGTCATTCTCTTTCCTATCTTCTTCCCCGTTGATGGACATGGGCATGCTAGTATTAGCTGGGGAGGGGCTCCGGCGGCTGGGTGGGGCGATTGGGGAGGGGCGCTGTGCTGGAGCCTGCCCGTGCTGACATGTCACCATGCACGCCGTGGTAGGGAGGGGCTCCGCACCGGAGAGAGCCGACACACCAGGGAGGGGCTCCGCACCAGGGAGGTCACCGCCGCGCTAGGGAAGGGCGTCACGCGGTGCCGTGGTAGGGTGCCGCACGGTGGGGAAACTACTCCAACGAAAAGTAGGGGGCCCCTCCAGACTTAGAATGTGGGCCTCGGTAGAGTGGGGCTTTTTTTCCCTCTCAGCCCTCAAAAGTAGGATAAGGATCATGCTGGAGTTGTTTTAAAAAAACTGAGAAATCAGTCATACATGTTTGAATGATTCTTCTTGGGACCATTTCATGAATTTTACACTGGAAATTGATGTGGTTATGAGAGATGTGATGGTTTAACACATTCTATTCACCAAAGAAAGAAGTGGATTATTTTTCAAAACTATAATCAGATGATTCATTGCTGTCTTATTCCTCAAAACACATAATACTAGATTGAATTAGTTTTAGGTGAGCACCATACGTTTTGAAATAAGATTGAAATACTAATAAATCATATACTAAATGATAGCACAATATAATACAAGGAAAAAAGAGTAAGTGTACTAAGCCTGTGTGTATGCATATAACTCACCGAGGTAGAGGCGCTCGTAGCCTCTAGGAATGACCTCTGACGAAGTTCTTGCAGGTATTCCTGAGCACGATCTGCGGTTGAAACAAATCCCAGGGCAATCCACCTGTGAATCAGGTCTCTCTTCTCTACGACGAAGCCTTTTGGGAAGGCAGAAAAGTATACAAAACAAGGCCTCAGATAATAAGGCATGTAAGAGTAACTAATCTTCAAGGATGGCAGCACTGCAGTTGCAGCTGTCGCGGTCGTTGGATCACGTTCGCCTTCCCACAGCTCACTCTTGAGCGTCTCTTCCCACTTGCGCAACGGCATATCTAGCAGACGGTCCCCAAGGGATTTGACTGCCAACGGTACGCCGCCGCACTTCTGTACTATTTTCTCACCGACCTTTACGAATTCATCAGATTCTTCAGATCCATTTGGGAACGCTTTATCTTTGAATAGCTTCAAACAGTCATCATATGGTAATGCATCCAACTTGAATGGCAACTCTCGATTCATCCGCTTAGCAACCTGTTCGCTTCGAGTTGTCACAATTATCTTACTACCTGGTGCGTTATTTCCCTTTTCTGATCCAGATGCTGGCCACCTTTCAGCATTGCTTTTAACTGGTTCAAGTTGCTTGTGTTTTCTTCCCACAAGTCATCCAAAACGACGAGATACTTCTCTCCACTTAGGATCATCTCCACGCGCTTCTGCACGGAGGGCAAGTCATACTGGTCGCCCTGTTCATCTACTTGGGAGATGATTGATCGACCAATCTTTTCATTGCTAAATTTTGTGGAGACATAAACCCAGACGCAGATATCAAAATCTCTCTTAGTTGTACTGTCATCGAAAACCATTTGGGCTAAAGTTGTTTTACCCAAACCACCGAAGCCATAGATAGGGATGATGGCGTGCTTGCAATCTTCTTGCAGCAGCTTCATCAACTCCGCCTTGTCTTTGTCCCTCCCAACGATACCTTCTTCGAGACAGGGGCCTGTAGCCCGCATCTGGATCATGTCCTGGTCGTCAGAGCTTGTGTCCGCCATCAAGTCAAACCTCCTCAGCTTTTCTATGTTTTCCAATCTTCGTTTCATGTCCTTCAACTTGCCAGGCATGGTCAGCCGCAACTTCACTGGAATGGAGATCGCCTGCAAATTTATATACTATAGTCAATTAGAAAAGGAACAAGAAATCATAATAACAAAAATGTCTATGGGCATCAAAAGCACCGGAAACCACTCCTGAGAATTCATATGGTGGATTAGAAAAGGGAAATATTTCCTCCGTATCAGATTATAAAAAGTTGTGACTTCTCAACATACGTATTTAGATATACACTACGTCTAGATATGTAGTACAAGGAATATAttaaaaaagccaaaacatcttataatttacaACACTGAAAGTAAATGGTAACCGAAATATGGGCATAAAAAAGCACCGGATCGGAAACTTACCGTTGTATAGTTGTTACTCTGGGACTTGAGCCATCTCTATTTCTCAGAATATCGCCTTCAAATTCCATTATCATGTCTTCCATGTCATAGGCTGCTGCCTTGAGCTCCCTCATCCATACACGGACGTCACCATCTTTCATCAGCCTCTTCTCTAACTTAACCATGCCTTCATGGATGCTATCCACAGTATCCTTAAGGGCGTTCAGATCATCACCGAGCTTCAGCTGCGAGGCGACGGCCTTCCAGATGGCGGTACCTAGCATGCCGGAGACCTGCTTCAACGCCGCTGAGGCGAGCAACTCGCCGACCCCCGCCATGGCAGAAAGGACCGCAAGAGCGCAACCAGCTGGCCGTGaagctaagactgtctccaacgccCTTCTGCGCTCCTCGTCCCCTGCCGCAGCGCACCAACGCCCGGTGTCGTCCCCCAGCGGGAGCCTCCAACAACCATAGATCCGACGGCCCTCTCCTCCACCCCGGCAAGATCGATGGAGGTGGCGTGCCGGTGTTGCAGGGGAGTGGGTGGCTCTCCTCCACCCCGGCGCGGCGTCCTCCCCACCCCCAGCGGCGCCCTCTCTTACCTCGGCGACCGAGCTCCCACCaccccgacggccatggcggtccTCGCCCCCAATCCCCCATCATCGCCTCCGAGCCAAGCCTGGTACTGATGGGGCTCATGCGCCGCAGCTCGCTGTCGGCTCCGACCCCAATGGCTGAAATCAATCGGCCCAGGCTTCTCCTcacctatgttgcaaatgtatgttttcaggtgtttcagtcgtttcaaaggtatgttgcaaaagtagatcgggggatgttgcatatgttgcaagtgttttcagaaGCATGTAGCaaacgtttgttcaaaatgttttatctgtttacAGACGTATATTACAAtcgttttttatctggatgttgcatatgttttcatacatatgttgcaacagtatgttctaaatgttttagttgttttagtcttatgttgcagtaagttttttttcatgttgcaattgttttctctagatgttgcatatgcttcACACACATATTGCAAACGTATgtcccaaatatttcatctgtttcaaatgtatgttgcattcgagtgtttcatgttgcaagtgcagaCCGCCGACATTGGTGTCCATTAAGGCAGGCAGGGCCAAGCTGCGGACACCAACACCTGGAGGAGGCACAGGCCGTCGCCGGCGGTGTGGGGAGGAGGCACAGGCCGCACGGTGCAATTGTGGAAGAGGCGCGGGCGAGTCTTCCAGGCGGCCTATAAGAGATGAGCGCCGCGGTGGTGTGGAAGAGACGGGGGCGAGTCATCCGAACAGCATGGGCAGCGGATTTGAAGCGGACGGTTCGGATGTGAGTGCGAGAATCAGAACTGGCACGAGCGGCGCGCAAATTCGAGCGGACGGGACCGAGCAGCCGCGGGCGTCCGGACGGACGCAGGCGTTAGTGCTGCCGCTTTTTTAATTTCTATTCTAAATATAAACTGACCTTTTTTTCTACAGCTGTTTTTACTTCTCAAACTGCCACTAACTGTAAATATCGGGGCTATTTCCAGCTGTTGATTTTGTCCTCCACGAGTAATAAGAAAAATTAGCGGGGATATTTGCAGCTATTGTCCTATTGAGCCACTAGCTCATATAACGGGGCTATTTGCATCACTTGCGGAAAGATCTAAGCTACTGCTAACAATCTGACTGGGTGAACAAACGCTGCTGACCTGTTCTGTTCCATCAACTGCCTGCACGCGCGTGTACAAGAGGTCGATGGACTCCAACTCCATGATGACCAGCGGTTGTCCGCCTTGCGCGCATCGGCCGCCATGGCGTCCAATATGAATTGGAACTGCACGGAGGGATTGGGTGGAGCCGTGGTGAGTGCCCTCAAACCAAGTAAACCACGGGTGTGGATTCCAAGGACCGCACGCTCGCTCCGATGTGGAGAGGAACGCGTTGTCGACCAACCACGGGGTCGTTACCGTCACGACTACAGACCGAAGGGTGAATGCACGCACCGAGgaaccgaagccgacgaggaagaGGATGATCTAGCGCCACCAGCGCTGCCCGAGATCCAAGTCGCTGCGCCAACGCCACCACCGCTGAGGAACTGATATAGACACCGCACCCACACGACAAGGACCGCTGAATTTGATACTATTGTTACTGTAACTAATACCCGTTGCCACGGCGATCGCTGGACGTGAGCTAGACAACAACGAGATCAAATTGGTAGGCGGAACGAGAAAGGATTCCTCTTCCGTATTCTACTTTAATTTTCCTATTTTCTTCTTACTTTTTCCTCACTTCAATTACTGAGTAAGGTGCTGTTTAGTTACACtttattttgcaaaaattttcaagattccccgtcacatcgaatctttggacgcatgcatgaagcattaaatataagtaaaaaataaaactaattacacagtttaaacgaaattcacgagacgaatcttttaagcctaattagactatgattgacactaattaccaaataacaacgaaagtgctacagtaccatttcctaaaaatttccgcggactaaacaaggcctaagataTGCCTGGCCAGTGGCAGTGGAGAAAATGGGAATTGTGTCCTCGTGGGGGTGGATTTCGCTATAATGCTCTTAAGTTTGTGGCTTCGCCAGAATGTTTTTATGAAACGTGTGTTTCACGCTATTTTGTCATTTAGCATTTTTTTGCAACTTCATAAATTTCTGAGCCCATTGTTTGACTTGGCGTGACCGTTTTGCCCCTGCCTCCCTTTACCTTATCCTAGTGCTCTCCCTCTTCTCACGGTGACGGCATTTTCTCCTTTCTCTCCCGTTCTCTCTCCGTCTCAACCGGTGTTTGGGCGgaagcccgccgccgccgccgcccactgGCCGCGCGTCACCAGGCGCTCCGCCCCTCCCTGCGTCCCACCACTCCCTGCGCGTCGCCCCAGGCCAAGCCCCGCAGATGTCTGCTCGCGCCGTCGGCCAGCGGCCAGGCCGCGTCGTCCCCCAGGCGAAGGTGTCGGCCCGAACACCGGTTCATGATTCTGGTTCATGTCTGTTGGAAATCCAATCATTTTAGAGCTAGTTGCTTCTATTTCCATCTTCATCTTGGCTTTGCGTTCAATGTCAGCAAGCTCAATCTTGTACTTGTCGATCCATCTTGGCTTGGCCTGGGGAAGCGGTGGCGAGCAGGG
The nucleotide sequence above comes from Miscanthus floridulus cultivar M001 chromosome 18, ASM1932011v1, whole genome shotgun sequence. Encoded proteins:
- the LOC136524156 gene encoding uncharacterized mitochondrial protein AtMg00810-like; the protein is MTLLKRILRCVRETTSLGLHLRASVDLFVMAYSDADWACCPDTRRSTSSFYVFLGESLVSWSSKQQPAVSRSSAKAEYQAVENAAGECIWLRYLLDELHCAISKATVAYWDSVSAVCMSCNPIHHKHTKHIELDIHFVR
- the LOC136524157 gene encoding putative disease resistance protein RGA3, translating into MAGVGELLASAALKQVSGMLGTAIWKAVASQLKLGDDLNALKDTVDSIHEGMVKLEKRLMKDGDVRVWMRELKAAAYDMEDMIMEFEGDILRNRDGSSPRAISIPVKLRLTMPGKLKDMKRRLENIEKLRRFDLMADTSSDDQDMIQMRATGPCLEEGIVGRDKDKAELMKLLQEDCKHAIIPIYGFGGLGKTTLAQMVFDDSTTKRDFDICVWVYVSTKFSNEKIGRSIISQVDEQGDQYDLPSVQKRVEMILSGEKYLVVLDDLWEENTSNLNQLKAMLKGGQHLDQKREITHQLFKDKAFPNGSEESDEFVKVGEKIVQKCGGVPLAVKSLGDRLLDMPLRKWEETLKSELWEGEHRAQEYLQELRQRSFLEATSASTSHDPYPTFEG